A single region of the Fimbriimonadaceae bacterium genome encodes:
- a CDS encoding creatininase family protein, whose product MVLQYAEANPDQLRGAIDRNSPAIVPLGALEWHGPHLPLGLDGLLAEFFGSQLCEKLEGVILPTQWRAMTTLPHEASLQISTETFRRIVEETTNGLVQAGFKTICWVSGHYAQGHMAELYLYSRSVCEKGDVRVFAASPLELLGNPALLDHAGRSETSQLSAIRPDLVQLDRLPKQIKPKVHGVLGEHPSKATPDEGHDLLTRGLEAWVEWVRMSEAQSLVVHYNKAIASYQSYVDTFFKESWEQAIVDWWATK is encoded by the coding sequence ATGGTTTTGCAATATGCTGAGGCTAATCCCGACCAGTTGCGAGGAGCGATCGACCGAAATTCACCTGCGATCGTTCCCCTTGGAGCGCTGGAGTGGCATGGCCCGCACCTTCCGTTAGGCTTAGATGGACTGCTCGCCGAGTTTTTCGGCTCGCAGCTCTGTGAAAAACTTGAAGGGGTCATCCTGCCGACGCAATGGCGAGCGATGACAACTCTTCCCCACGAGGCTTCTCTTCAGATTTCGACGGAAACGTTCCGGCGAATCGTTGAGGAGACGACAAACGGTCTTGTCCAGGCCGGATTCAAGACAATCTGTTGGGTTTCTGGGCATTACGCTCAAGGCCACATGGCCGAGCTTTATCTCTATTCGCGATCCGTTTGTGAGAAGGGGGATGTGCGCGTTTTCGCCGCTTCTCCGCTGGAGCTATTGGGCAATCCGGCTCTGCTAGATCATGCGGGACGATCAGAGACCTCCCAGCTTTCCGCGATCCGGCCAGACCTGGTTCAGCTTGACCGTCTACCGAAGCAGATTAAGCCCAAGGTTCATGGCGTTTTGGGCGAGCACCCGAGCAAGGCGACCCCTGATGAAGGCCACGACCTGCTCACTCGCGGGCTAGAGGCTTGGGTGGAATGGGTTCGGATGTCGGAAGCACAATCGCTTGTCGTGCACTATAACAAGGCAATCGCCTCTTATCAGTCCTATGTCGATACCTTTTTCAAGGAGTCGTGGGAGCAGGCGATTGTGGATTGGTGGGCGACTAAGTAA